One genomic window of Ruminococcus gauvreauii includes the following:
- a CDS encoding BMC domain-containing protein, with amino-acid sequence MKALGMIEVYGMVPAVEALDAALKAADVHVTEVKPVKGGLVTVMINGDVGAVKAAVDAAQAAAASTGTVNAVHVIARPAGGLEKILGAKTTSVQEQVQQNPPAGDIQQPGKAQPADALQATEGQVPPEDKPVKNKTVRTKPAQAKEQE; translated from the coding sequence ATGAAAGCATTAGGCATGATCGAAGTTTATGGAATGGTTCCGGCTGTGGAAGCGCTCGACGCAGCACTGAAAGCCGCTGATGTGCATGTGACAGAAGTGAAGCCTGTCAAGGGAGGTCTGGTGACAGTTATGATAAACGGTGATGTGGGAGCCGTCAAAGCGGCAGTTGATGCCGCACAGGCAGCCGCAGCGAGCACAGGGACAGTGAATGCAGTGCATGTGATTGCAAGACCCGCGGGAGGTCTTGAGAAGATTCTGGGAGCAAAAACAACATCTGTGCAGGAACAGGTACAGCAAAATCCGCCGGCCGGAGATATACAGCAGCCGGGAAAAGCACAGCCGGCAGATGCACTGCAGGCGACAGAGGGACAGGTGCCCCCGGAAGATAAGCCTGTTAAAAATAAAACAGTCAGAACTAAGCCGGCACAGGCAAAAGAACAGGAGTGA
- a CDS encoding ATP-binding protein codes for MKVFTETMVRDMIKSSRVPVFQVPEGKILSPAAKEYLQQQKVEISYQKDDTSAERKAVPTGYTDYETGMSYGTKPEHMTQLTGNLLVPKNHPRIIFRGKLDTLEATVVLTQIQLEAVQGPKELIADLSDFMRVLREMMKCDVLDEPFKNDRIIGLTHAQLRERSHDPLKFYGVKQMIPPDYSLGAVHALLNRLRTAVRETETAAVGAFLQDAHVMRKDILEELNRLSSAVHIMMCRYLGGGYGVDKEE; via the coding sequence GTGAAAGTATTCACAGAGACAATGGTCCGGGATATGATAAAATCATCCCGTGTCCCGGTATTTCAGGTGCCGGAGGGGAAAATTCTCTCTCCGGCAGCAAAAGAATACCTGCAGCAGCAGAAAGTAGAGATCAGTTATCAGAAAGATGATACGTCGGCCGAACGGAAAGCCGTACCGACCGGGTATACGGACTATGAGACGGGTATGAGTTATGGCACGAAGCCGGAACATATGACACAGCTTACAGGGAATCTGCTGGTGCCAAAAAACCATCCCCGCATTATATTCCGGGGAAAACTTGACACACTGGAAGCAACCGTAGTGCTTACCCAGATCCAGCTGGAAGCGGTGCAGGGACCGAAGGAACTGATCGCAGATCTCTCGGATTTCATGAGGGTGCTGAGAGAGATGATGAAATGTGATGTGCTGGATGAGCCGTTTAAGAATGACAGGATCATCGGGCTGACCCATGCACAGTTAAGAGAACGTTCACATGATCCGCTGAAATTTTACGGGGTAAAGCAGATGATTCCGCCGGACTACAGTCTCGGAGCAGTCCATGCACTGCTGAACCGTCTGCGGACGGCGGTCAGAGAGACGGAGACCGCGGCAGTGGGCGCATTTCTGCAGGACGCCCATGTCATGCGAAAAGATATTCTGGAAGAGCTGAACCGCCTGTCAAGCGCCGTGCACATTATGATGTGCAGGTATTTGGGCGGCGGTTATGGAGTGGACAAGGAGGAATGA
- a CDS encoding ethanolamine utilization protein EutH: MFQELVNHITDFNVFTDSIREWVTHLSINSVIIFIMMIFMIVGAVDKIRGNKHGYGEQFDEGFMAMGPLAIAMAGVVAAAPVLAILLKPIIVPLYQLVGADASMFATTLLACDMGGYPLAMQLAGNDAIGNFAGLILGTMMGPTIVFTIPVALSIISKKDRPYLGAGVLAGLITVPIGCIVGGLLMNLTPYKINLLTILVNLIPVIIIAGLIVIGLWFAPGKMIAGFNKFGTAVTVIITIFTAIAVFEYQTGIHLPLFDIMVIPDADGVVPLESGLLVCGQIAIVLIGAFPMVKWITKTFGRALNKIGGALGMDETGSAGLVATLANNIAMFNIMGEMNPKGKLLNVAFAVGAAFVFGDHLGFTAGVNSDMIFPVVIGKLAAGITALVLANILAPKLLAKVQNSVKETA, translated from the coding sequence ATGTTTCAGGAACTAGTGAACCATATTACAGATTTCAACGTATTTACGGACAGCATAAGAGAATGGGTAACTCACTTATCCATAAACTCCGTCATCATATTTATCATGATGATCTTTATGATTGTGGGGGCGGTAGACAAAATCCGCGGCAATAAACACGGATACGGAGAACAGTTTGATGAGGGATTTATGGCGATGGGCCCCCTTGCGATCGCAATGGCCGGCGTTGTGGCGGCGGCACCGGTTCTTGCAATTCTGCTGAAACCGATTATCGTACCGCTTTATCAGCTGGTGGGTGCGGATGCATCTATGTTTGCAACGACACTTCTGGCATGCGATATGGGTGGATACCCGCTTGCCATGCAGCTGGCGGGCAATGACGCGATCGGAAATTTTGCAGGGCTGATCCTGGGAACCATGATGGGACCGACGATCGTTTTTACGATACCGGTTGCGCTGTCGATCATTTCCAAAAAGGACAGGCCTTATCTTGGGGCTGGCGTTCTGGCGGGACTTATCACAGTGCCCATCGGATGTATCGTAGGCGGCCTTCTGATGAATCTGACGCCGTACAAGATTAATTTGCTGACAATTCTGGTGAACCTGATACCGGTGATCATCATTGCCGGTCTGATCGTGATCGGACTGTGGTTTGCTCCGGGGAAAATGATCGCAGGATTTAATAAATTCGGCACTGCTGTGACAGTGATCATCACAATTTTTACGGCGATCGCAGTGTTCGAATACCAGACAGGCATTCATCTGCCGCTGTTTGATATCATGGTGATTCCTGATGCGGACGGTGTTGTTCCTCTGGAGTCCGGTCTGCTTGTCTGCGGACAGATTGCGATCGTGCTGATCGGCGCCTTCCCTATGGTGAAGTGGATCACGAAGACATTTGGCAGAGCACTGAATAAGATCGGCGGCGCACTTGGCATGGATGAAACCGGGTCCGCGGGCCTGGTGGCTACGCTTGCGAATAATATCGCAATGTTTAATATTATGGGTGAGATGAATCCAAAGGGTAAACTTCTGAATGTCGCGTTTGCCGTGGGGGCAGCCTTTGTTTTCGGTGATCATCTCGGGTTTACTGCGGGGGTCAACTCAGATATGATCTTCCCGGTCGTTATCGGTAAACTGGCAGCCGGTATCACGGCACTGGTACTTGCCAACATTCTGGCGCCGAAACTTCTCGCCAAAGTACAGAACAGTGTGAAAGAGACAGCATAG
- a CDS encoding GTP pyrophosphokinase family protein — translation MNTTADEMELEWLKMEDPERFSKKAKQFSDAMMIYRCAIREVQTKLEVLDDEFSVRHRRNPIVSIKTRVKKPLSIGRKLEVNNLPFTVESMIGNLHDVAGIRVICAFIDDIYHIAQMLSQQDDVRVLRIKDYIEKPKPNGYRSYHMIIEIPVFFSDRKQYVKVEVQIRTMAMDFWASLEHQIRYKKEIAGQDDLEVISRELTECAEIIAHTDVRMQNIKEMIGEFSKID, via the coding sequence ATGAATACGACCGCTGATGAGATGGAGTTGGAATGGCTGAAGATGGAGGACCCCGAACGGTTTTCGAAAAAGGCAAAACAGTTTTCAGATGCGATGATGATATACCGGTGTGCCATTCGTGAAGTTCAGACGAAGCTTGAGGTTCTTGATGATGAGTTTTCTGTGCGTCACAGAAGAAATCCTATCGTTTCCATCAAAACAAGGGTGAAAAAGCCGTTGAGCATCGGACGAAAACTGGAAGTAAACAATCTGCCGTTTACCGTGGAGAGCATGATTGGAAACCTCCATGACGTTGCGGGGATTCGTGTGATTTGTGCATTTATAGATGATATTTACCATATTGCCCAGATGCTCTCACAGCAGGACGATGTCCGCGTGCTGCGCATCAAGGACTATATCGAGAAACCCAAGCCGAACGGATACCGGAGCTATCATATGATCATAGAGATACCGGTGTTTTTCTCGGACAGGAAGCAGTATGTGAAGGTGGAGGTTCAGATCCGCACGATGGCAATGGACTTCTGGGCCAGCCTGGAACATCAGATCCGTTACAAGAAAGAGATTGCCGGTCAGGACGACCTGGAAGTTATCAGCAGGGAACTGACGGAGTGTGCCGAGATCATCGCACACACTGACGTGCGGATGCAGAATATCAAGGAAATGATCGGGGAATTTTCTAAAATAGATTAA
- the eutL gene encoding ethanolamine utilization microcompartment protein EutL has product MKGDSLKAKVLAARVIPNVSPELAKQLSLTEEQKSVALLTSDCDDVTYTALDEATKKADVSVVYAKSFYAGAANANTKLAGEVIGILAGPTPDEVKSGLEQAMYTIEHEAAFVSANEDDSIAYYAHCVSSTGSYLSEGAGIRKGEALAYLIAPPLESMYGLDAALKAADVRLCVMYAPPSETNFGGGLLTGTQSACKSACEAFAQAVESIADNPVR; this is encoded by the coding sequence ATGAAAGGCGATTCTTTAAAAGCAAAGGTACTCGCGGCGAGGGTGATCCCCAATGTGAGTCCGGAACTTGCAAAACAGCTGTCTCTTACGGAGGAACAGAAGTCTGTGGCGCTGCTGACAAGCGACTGTGATGATGTAACATATACAGCACTTGATGAGGCGACCAAAAAAGCGGATGTCTCCGTTGTCTATGCCAAGAGTTTTTATGCGGGGGCGGCGAACGCGAACACGAAACTGGCGGGGGAAGTCATAGGCATCCTCGCCGGTCCTACACCGGACGAGGTGAAAAGCGGTCTGGAGCAGGCGATGTACACAATCGAACATGAAGCGGCGTTTGTGTCGGCAAATGAGGATGACAGCATTGCATATTACGCCCACTGTGTCTCAAGCACAGGCTCCTATCTGTCAGAGGGAGCAGGAATCCGAAAAGGGGAAGCGCTTGCATATCTGATAGCGCCGCCGCTGGAATCCATGTATGGATTGGATGCAGCTCTGAAGGCGGCAGATGTACGCCTCTGTGTGATGTACGCTCCTCCATCGGAGACAAATTTCGGAGGCGGACTCCTGACAGGAACGCAGTCTGCCTGCAAATCCGCGTGTGAGGCATTTGCACAGGCGGTAGAATCAATAGCCGATAATCCAGTCCGATAA
- the eutC gene encoding ethanolamine ammonia-lyase subunit EutC: MDEKQLRDIIQQVLGEMDVTKDSQGKVGVQQAVPRTKDVKEHVEAGSIPDVSEVDIRRQYLVEHPQNREAYYEIKQAAPCRLGIGKAGARYKTLPYLQFRAAHSAAQDAVFSDVDPKFIEQLGLFTVQTQCENKDVYLTRPDLGRKLNEEGVRTVKEKCVKNPKVQIYVSDGLSSAAVEANTRDVLPSILQGLKSYGIETGTPFFVKYGRVGAMDQISELTGADVTCVLIGERPGLLTAESMSAYIAYKATVGMPESRRTVVSNIHREGTIPAEAGAHIADIIKTILDKKASGTDLRI; this comes from the coding sequence GTGGATGAAAAACAGCTGCGTGATATCATCCAGCAGGTGCTGGGTGAGATGGATGTGACGAAAGACAGTCAGGGGAAAGTCGGTGTTCAGCAGGCAGTGCCACGGACAAAAGATGTAAAAGAACACGTGGAGGCAGGAAGCATACCGGATGTGTCGGAAGTAGATATCCGCAGACAGTATCTGGTAGAACACCCGCAAAACCGTGAGGCATATTATGAAATCAAACAGGCAGCACCATGCCGGCTCGGCATCGGGAAGGCGGGGGCGCGCTATAAGACACTGCCGTACCTGCAGTTTCGCGCGGCACATTCAGCTGCTCAGGATGCCGTGTTTTCAGACGTTGATCCTAAATTCATAGAACAGCTCGGGCTGTTTACCGTCCAGACGCAGTGTGAGAACAAAGACGTCTATCTGACCCGTCCGGATCTCGGCAGGAAGCTGAATGAAGAGGGGGTCAGAACTGTCAAAGAAAAATGTGTGAAAAACCCCAAAGTACAGATTTACGTGTCGGATGGCCTTAGCTCAGCGGCAGTTGAGGCGAATACCAGAGACGTGCTGCCGAGTATCCTGCAGGGACTGAAAAGCTACGGAATCGAAACGGGCACGCCGTTTTTCGTAAAGTACGGGCGCGTTGGGGCGATGGACCAGATTTCGGAGCTGACGGGGGCGGATGTGACATGTGTGCTGATCGGTGAACGTCCGGGGCTTTTAACGGCGGAATCCATGTCGGCCTATATCGCATATAAGGCAACGGTAGGCATGCCGGAGTCCAGAAGGACTGTCGTATCCAATATTCACAGGGAAGGAACGATCCCGGCTGAGGCAGGTGCCCATATCGCTGATATTATTAAGACGATTCTGGATAAAAAAGCGAGCGGGACCGATCTGAGGATCTAA
- a CDS encoding EutN/CcmL family microcompartment protein, producing the protein MKTGIVIGNVWATRKEERLLGYKLLLVRPIDMTDQSLKETPVVVIDTIGAGMGETVIFVSGSSARSMARESDAPVDAAVVGIVDGQEIDETEGKGCFRN; encoded by the coding sequence CTGAAGACAGGAATTGTAATTGGAAATGTATGGGCGACCAGAAAAGAAGAACGGCTTCTTGGATACAAACTTCTCCTTGTGAGGCCAATTGATATGACAGATCAGTCCTTAAAGGAAACACCGGTCGTGGTAATCGATACGATTGGCGCCGGGATGGGAGAAACGGTGATATTCGTAAGCGGCAGTTCAGCGCGCAGTATGGCGAGGGAATCGGATGCACCTGTGGACGCCGCGGTCGTCGGTATTGTTGACGGACAGGAAATTGATGAGACGGAGGGAAAAGGATGTTTCAGGAACTAG
- the eutM gene encoding ethanolamine utilization microcompartment protein EutM, with the protein MAAMQALGMIETKGLVAAIEAADAMVKAANVMLIGKEHVGGGLVTVMVRGDVGAVKAATDAGAAAAERVGELISLHVIPRPHEEVESILPK; encoded by the coding sequence ATGGCAGCAATGCAGGCTTTGGGAATGATTGAGACAAAAGGACTTGTCGCAGCGATTGAGGCGGCAGATGCGATGGTGAAGGCGGCAAACGTTATGCTGATCGGCAAAGAGCACGTCGGAGGCGGGCTGGTGACTGTTATGGTGCGCGGAGATGTAGGGGCGGTCAAAGCGGCTACTGATGCTGGCGCGGCGGCAGCGGAGCGTGTGGGAGAACTGATTTCCCTGCATGTGATCCCAAGACCACATGAGGAAGTGGAGAGTATCCTTCCCAAATAA
- a CDS encoding DNA polymerase Y family protein encodes MMSDVIFHIDVNSAYLSWTSAHMLESGETLDLRAIPSIIGGDEKSRRGIVLAKSVPAKAFGIVTGEPVAAALKKCPMLTIAPPDHTLYAQYSRRLMELLHTYTSDIEKLSVDECFLYYTPVAHRFPSCMEAAHTIKDRIREELGFTVNIGIAPNKLLAKMASDFQKPDRVHTLWKDEIPQKMWPLPVGELYMVGHASASRLNGFGIHTIGELAAADPEFLTTHFKSHGRQMWEFANGIDNRLVTANPHEAKGIGNSTTLKKDAVTAEEAKKVLLTLAISVSGRLREAGQLAGSICVELKYHTFETVSHQTTLLTPTSTTGVLHQCACQLFDEVWNGGPIRLLGIRTTKLVPEDTPTQMSIFDFQVSPQSSGEIQAPASSVNPEKQKKLDAALDHIRKRFGDKAVTRGSLLIPPSETNEDES; translated from the coding sequence ATGATGTCCGATGTTATCTTTCATATTGACGTAAATTCCGCGTACTTAAGCTGGACTTCCGCGCACATGCTCGAAAGCGGAGAAACACTTGATCTGCGTGCCATCCCATCGATTATCGGAGGCGATGAAAAAAGCCGCCGCGGTATCGTACTGGCGAAATCGGTTCCGGCAAAAGCATTCGGCATCGTGACCGGAGAACCGGTGGCTGCAGCGCTGAAAAAATGCCCGATGCTCACGATCGCTCCGCCAGACCACACGCTCTACGCTCAGTACAGCCGGCGTCTGATGGAACTTCTTCATACCTATACTTCCGACATTGAGAAACTGTCCGTAGATGAATGTTTCCTGTATTACACACCTGTCGCACACCGTTTCCCCTCGTGCATGGAAGCGGCACATACGATCAAAGACCGGATTCGCGAAGAACTCGGTTTTACCGTCAACATCGGTATCGCCCCCAACAAGCTGCTCGCAAAAATGGCGAGTGACTTCCAGAAACCCGACCGTGTCCACACTCTGTGGAAAGACGAAATCCCGCAGAAAATGTGGCCTCTCCCCGTCGGTGAACTGTATATGGTGGGGCACGCAAGTGCCTCACGCCTGAACGGATTCGGAATCCACACGATCGGTGAGCTGGCAGCTGCCGATCCCGAATTCTTAACGACTCATTTCAAGAGTCACGGCAGACAGATGTGGGAGTTCGCAAACGGGATAGATAACCGTCTGGTCACTGCAAATCCGCATGAGGCCAAAGGTATCGGAAATTCTACGACACTGAAAAAAGACGCTGTCACAGCGGAGGAAGCCAAAAAGGTACTCCTCACACTTGCGATAAGCGTCTCGGGCAGATTGAGGGAAGCAGGTCAGCTTGCAGGGTCAATCTGTGTTGAACTTAAATACCACACCTTTGAAACAGTCTCACATCAGACGACTCTGCTGACACCGACGAGTACAACAGGAGTCCTTCACCAGTGTGCCTGCCAGCTGTTTGACGAGGTCTGGAACGGTGGTCCCATCCGCCTTCTCGGTATCCGCACCACAAAACTGGTTCCGGAGGATACCCCGACTCAGATGTCCATCTTCGATTTTCAGGTATCCCCGCAAAGTTCCGGGGAAATCCAGGCGCCGGCATCATCCGTGAACCCGGAAAAGCAGAAAAAACTGGATGCAGCTCTCGATCATATCAGAAAGCGGTTCGGAGATAAGGCTGTAACCCGCGGAAGCCTTCTGATACCGCCCTCTGAAACGAACGAGGACGAATCATGA
- the pduL gene encoding phosphate propanoyltransferase, which produces MEQTVQTVLEVMQNEGLIQVEVSARHVHLCERSIKVLFGPDAKLTPKRDLSQIGQYLSEERVNLIGPKGRKDKIAVLGPLRKETQVELSKSDCISLGVSAPVRQSGDTKDSGAITIEGPRGTLEIKEGVIIAQNHVHMTPESAGRLGLKDNQHVKVAVFSERPIIYGDVVIRISEKFRTRMHIDFDEANAALISGFTLGRIIADES; this is translated from the coding sequence ATGGAGCAGACAGTACAGACGGTGCTGGAAGTCATGCAGAATGAGGGATTGATACAGGTTGAAGTTTCTGCAAGACATGTGCACCTGTGTGAACGGTCAATAAAGGTATTGTTCGGGCCGGACGCCAAGCTGACGCCGAAGCGCGATCTCTCACAGATTGGACAGTATCTTTCAGAGGAGAGAGTCAATCTGATCGGACCGAAAGGAAGAAAAGACAAGATAGCAGTTCTCGGACCGCTGCGGAAGGAGACCCAGGTGGAGCTTTCAAAAAGTGACTGTATCTCACTGGGCGTCAGCGCTCCGGTCCGACAGTCGGGAGATACGAAAGATTCCGGAGCGATTACGATCGAAGGACCCCGCGGTACGCTTGAGATCAAAGAAGGAGTTATCATAGCTCAGAACCATGTACACATGACGCCGGAATCCGCCGGGCGCCTGGGCCTTAAGGATAATCAGCACGTCAAAGTCGCCGTATTTTCCGAACGCCCAATTATCTATGGGGATGTGGTGATCCGTATCAGTGAAAAGTTCAGGACCAGGATGCACATTGACTTTGATGAGGCAAATGCCGCACTGATCAGCGGATTTACGCTTGGGAGGATCATAGCCGATGAATCCTGA
- the eutJ gene encoding ethanolamine utilization protein EutJ, which yields MNPDLERIDTYLEKVERSERETGIPQNDRLKVGVDLGTAYIVLVVLDDQNNPVACEKQAAQVLRDGVVVDYTKALQIVRELKEKLETRISHTLQNCAIAMPADTESSIKTHQYVAEGAGFEVTDVLDEPTAANAVYGIRDGAVADIGGGTTGIAVFRDGKVIHVHDEPTGGTHVSLVLAGHYHMTFDEAERFKQDDRNHEEVLSVVHPVLEKMGVIIRRGAGMYHPDAVYLCGGTCCLTGIEHVIERETGILTVKPKHPFLVTPAGIAMNCRL from the coding sequence ATGAATCCTGATCTGGAACGCATTGATACGTATCTGGAGAAGGTGGAAAGATCGGAGCGCGAGACCGGAATCCCCCAAAACGACAGGCTTAAAGTGGGTGTTGATCTCGGGACGGCGTATATTGTACTGGTGGTACTGGACGATCAGAACAATCCGGTCGCATGCGAAAAGCAGGCGGCACAGGTACTGCGGGACGGGGTAGTTGTTGATTACACAAAGGCACTGCAGATTGTCAGGGAACTGAAGGAAAAACTTGAGACCAGGATTTCTCATACGCTGCAAAATTGTGCCATTGCAATGCCTGCGGATACGGAAAGCAGTATCAAGACCCATCAGTATGTTGCGGAGGGTGCCGGGTTTGAGGTGACGGATGTGCTGGATGAACCGACCGCGGCAAACGCGGTATATGGAATCAGAGACGGAGCAGTGGCAGACATTGGCGGCGGAACAACGGGAATAGCCGTATTCAGAGACGGAAAAGTTATTCACGTCCACGATGAACCGACTGGCGGGACACATGTGTCGCTGGTGCTCGCGGGCCATTACCATATGACTTTTGATGAAGCGGAACGTTTTAAACAGGACGACCGCAATCATGAGGAGGTGCTGTCGGTGGTGCATCCGGTACTGGAAAAAATGGGAGTTATTATCAGGCGGGGCGCGGGCATGTACCATCCGGATGCTGTCTATCTGTGCGGCGGGACCTGCTGCCTGACCGGTATTGAACATGTGATAGAAAGAGAAACCGGAATTTTAACTGTAAAGCCAAAACATCCGTTTTTGGTGACCCCGGCGGGAATCGCCATGAACTGCAGGCTGTAA
- a CDS encoding cupin domain-containing protein produces the protein MNISEHLIREIVEKVLSESADAGSHDGFVKKKTPEGVLMVKTETVKCEPFEQQGVAVRDIVSLHEAPRIGAGIMELDHTDFAWTLTYDEYDFVIDGVLEIEVGGQVLRGEKGDILYIPKGSRIHFRTPSTARFAYFVYPADWQTQS, from the coding sequence ATGAATATCAGTGAACATTTGATACGTGAGATTGTAGAAAAGGTTCTGTCAGAGTCGGCAGACGCTGGCAGTCACGACGGGTTTGTCAAAAAGAAGACTCCGGAAGGAGTACTTATGGTGAAAACGGAGACGGTGAAGTGTGAACCGTTTGAACAGCAGGGCGTGGCTGTCAGGGATATTGTATCTCTTCATGAAGCGCCCCGCATCGGGGCGGGAATCATGGAGCTGGATCATACCGATTTTGCATGGACGCTGACTTATGATGAATACGATTTTGTGATTGACGGGGTTTTGGAAATCGAAGTCGGCGGACAGGTGCTCCGCGGGGAAAAAGGCGACATCCTCTATATACCGAAGGGGAGCCGGATACATTTCCGGACTCCGTCGACAGCGAGATTTGCATATTTTGTGTATCCGGCTGACTGGCAGACGCAGTCATGA
- a CDS encoding acetaldehyde dehydrogenase (acetylating), translated as MQLYDKDLLSVQEVRELVEKARAAQEELSKKDQQDVDRLVRSIAHAGVRNAQRLAEMAHNETGFGVTADKVIKNVFASKGVYDYIKDMKTIGELSRDNEKKLRTLAVPVGVIAGLIPSTNPTSTALYKALISVKAGNAIVFSPHPNALECILETVKVIRQALAEAGGNEDLVSCITIPTMQATDNLMKHPDVSMILATGGSAMVRAAYSSGTPAIGVGPGNGPAFIEKTADLKAAVRRILDSKTFDNGTICASEQSVVCTFEMEAAVKEEMQRQGAYFLNEQERKKLGEFILRANGTMNPMIVGRDVQHIAKLAGLTIPENTRVIVAKEDGVGRGHPYSNEKLAPILGFYTASDYVEVCDLCREILYYEGAGHTFSIHTQDEKIVDYFSRRIPVSRLLVNTSSAIGGIGGSTNLAPALTLGCGAIGGSATSENVGPMHLYNLRYVAYGTKEIDEIRAEAPKCPEGICSDTEVSRESVDAIVKKIIEKLQAV; from the coding sequence ATGCAGTTGTATGACAAAGACCTTTTGTCGGTACAGGAAGTCCGGGAGCTGGTGGAAAAGGCCAGAGCTGCACAGGAAGAGCTGAGTAAAAAGGATCAGCAGGATGTGGACCGCCTGGTCAGATCCATCGCTCATGCAGGTGTGCGAAATGCACAAAGGCTGGCGGAGATGGCTCATAACGAGACCGGCTTCGGCGTGACGGCAGATAAGGTGATTAAAAACGTATTTGCGAGCAAGGGTGTCTATGATTATATTAAGGACATGAAAACAATCGGAGAACTGTCCAGGGATAACGAGAAGAAACTTAGGACACTGGCAGTTCCGGTAGGCGTGATCGCCGGATTGATACCCTCTACCAATCCCACCTCTACAGCCCTTTACAAGGCGCTGATATCGGTGAAAGCAGGAAATGCCATAGTGTTTTCCCCGCATCCGAATGCCCTGGAATGTATTCTGGAGACGGTGAAAGTCATTCGGCAGGCGCTTGCCGAAGCGGGAGGCAATGAAGATCTGGTATCCTGTATCACCATACCTACGATGCAGGCGACGGATAATCTGATGAAGCATCCGGATGTATCAATGATCCTGGCAACAGGAGGCTCGGCAATGGTGAGGGCGGCCTATTCTTCCGGGACACCGGCGATCGGCGTTGGCCCCGGTAATGGTCCGGCATTCATTGAGAAGACGGCAGATTTGAAAGCGGCGGTGCGCCGTATCCTGGATTCCAAGACATTTGACAATGGAACCATCTGCGCATCGGAGCAGTCTGTGGTATGCACGTTTGAGATGGAAGCGGCAGTAAAAGAAGAGATGCAGCGCCAGGGCGCATATTTTCTGAATGAACAGGAACGGAAAAAACTCGGAGAATTCATCCTGCGTGCGAACGGCACGATGAATCCGATGATCGTTGGACGGGATGTGCAGCATATTGCCAAATTGGCGGGACTGACGATTCCGGAGAATACCCGTGTGATCGTCGCGAAAGAAGATGGTGTCGGACGCGGCCATCCTTACTCAAATGAGAAACTGGCCCCGATTCTTGGATTTTACACGGCGAGTGATTACGTGGAAGTATGTGACCTCTGCCGGGAGATTCTGTACTATGAAGGGGCGGGACACACATTTTCCATCCACACGCAGGATGAAAAGATTGTGGATTATTTTTCACGGCGTATTCCGGTTTCGCGGCTTCTGGTCAACACCTCGAGTGCGATCGGCGGAATCGGAGGTTCCACAAATCTGGCACCTGCTCTCACGCTTGGATGCGGAGCGATCGGCGGAAGCGCCACTTCAGAAAATGTAGGCCCCATGCATCTTTACAATCTGCGCTATGTTGCGTATGGAACAAAAGAGATTGATGAGATCAGGGCGGAGGCACCGAAGTGTCCGGAAGGAATCTGCAGTGACACTGAGGTTTCACGGGAATCAGTGGATGCAATTGTAAAAAAAATTATAGAAAAACTTCAGGCGGTTTGA